The following are encoded together in the Ranitomeya imitator isolate aRanImi1 chromosome 4, aRanImi1.pri, whole genome shotgun sequence genome:
- the LOC138674013 gene encoding uncharacterized protein: protein MAIAGADCRFLAVDIGAFGRANDSRTFEESDMGRRLYNNNFNFPHPRPLPNTDGPALPFVVVGDEAFQMSGNLLKPYSSRGLDRSKTIFNYRLSRARRTVECAFGILVSKWRILGSAINLKIETVDEVVKACVVLHNFIIDKERVNVELDEPIQNPLPDYQAHPLRTTVEIAHMRDQFAAYFVSDVGRVSWQDQMV from the coding sequence atggcaattgcaggtgcggactgcaggtttctcgctgtggacattggagcgtttggtcgtgcaaatgattcacggacatttgaggagtctgatatgggccgaagattgtacaataacaattttaatttcccccatccacgacctcttcccaacaccgacggcccggccctgccatttgttgttgttggtgatgaggcttttcaaatgagtggcaacctacttaaaccttactcaagtcgtgggttggaccgcagcaaaactatatttaattatagactgtccagggccagaagaactgtggagtgcgcctttggcatcctggtctccaaatggcgtatcttaggatccgccataaatttgaaaattgagacagtggatgaggtggtgaaggcgtgtgtggttctccacaattttattattgataaagagagagtcaacgtggaactcgatgaacccatacaaaatccattgcctgattatcaagctcatcctctgcggacaactgtggagattgctcatatgagggaccaatttgctgcatactttgtttctgatgttggccgtgtttcatggcaagatcaaatggtttaa